Proteins encoded by one window of Erwinia pyrifoliae DSM 12163:
- a CDS encoding trypsin-like peptidase domain-containing protein — translation MEAKFNKLLLSTILIANLYGVSAFAEKPRRLPENHQIDHVVITSKNLLDGNPGDRVKSFQFTQKDALLLRAELDSQNLPEKTMIVVSNRDNTEKYIYFDKKGLWQTMTITGDTINLEVHFPRESDYSSASLVLKRILYTPLAAKDRSIIGEKDERRRLVCYKDDNNAIYEHGLSSVYMLLGNKGSGSLLGKDNLFLTNHHVVKTTEEVKNGEIWLNWYHRNCSEDDKTEKKPIKIQGDKLLSHGSGGAKDYALLTADPFDFKYGNIKRLFGGLAISKKNPAIGEALHIPQYGNGTIRPAYVADTESGSPCKLLSAGAVLAYNCDTRSGSSGSPVISTVSQMLVGVHYASGSDKNLAVGAETLIKDLSAFITDKNNQSQPPLSYAINANQLSITPFSYQGELAISEKPIWFSSSDPELNIEHQYDYSLVTFMKKNLQTGDVVKDENKSLKLWLENNCGKFAIDKKPFCRNPGKTSLKYAMDVEEKDFTNGSWKKYWLLLTQHDEQQNKEENVFQISESFYDVISPPFAEERAIVKELVLQEKTTEKLSWAYEGKDNLGLVAFYTEQGPVSLVRRVDGRTEVPVILRDEKRDLMQKVILDVSRRTACSETQMNSSVTCKASDKYTEFNVRFNPGKNPGILDGKFMGILPLKLKSSDGEVEENVLYKISLDNQKETPEDIPDWNSATIYEQACQKVKYAGKAWLNGWWTQNSPPGKAGAWDVWREEGSVDMHTHCK, via the coding sequence ATGGAAGCCAAATTCAACAAATTATTATTAAGCACGATACTTATTGCTAACCTTTATGGAGTGTCTGCTTTTGCAGAAAAACCCCGACGATTACCAGAAAACCATCAAATAGATCATGTCGTTATTACCTCAAAAAATCTGCTCGACGGAAACCCGGGTGACAGGGTAAAGAGCTTTCAATTCACCCAGAAAGATGCGTTATTGCTACGCGCTGAATTAGATAGCCAAAACTTGCCAGAAAAAACGATGATTGTCGTGAGCAATCGTGATAACACTGAGAAGTATATTTATTTCGATAAAAAGGGTCTCTGGCAAACAATGACAATTACCGGGGATACCATAAATCTGGAGGTACATTTTCCCAGGGAAAGTGATTATTCCTCCGCATCGCTGGTGTTAAAAAGGATTTTATATACGCCGCTGGCTGCTAAAGACAGGTCGATTATCGGAGAAAAGGACGAACGTCGGCGCCTGGTCTGCTATAAAGACGACAACAACGCAATATATGAACATGGATTAAGCTCTGTGTATATGCTTCTGGGAAACAAGGGATCGGGATCGCTTTTAGGTAAAGACAATCTCTTTTTAACAAATCATCATGTGGTTAAAACCACGGAAGAGGTGAAAAATGGCGAGATATGGCTAAACTGGTATCACAGGAACTGTAGCGAAGACGATAAGACAGAAAAAAAACCTATAAAAATTCAGGGAGATAAATTATTATCCCACGGTAGTGGTGGTGCAAAAGACTATGCTTTGTTAACCGCCGATCCTTTTGACTTTAAATATGGCAATATAAAAAGATTATTTGGTGGGTTGGCAATTAGCAAAAAAAATCCAGCTATCGGGGAGGCATTGCATATCCCACAATACGGGAATGGGACTATTCGCCCGGCTTATGTGGCAGATACTGAAAGTGGCAGCCCCTGCAAATTGCTAAGCGCGGGAGCTGTTCTGGCCTACAATTGTGATACCCGCAGTGGATCATCTGGCTCACCGGTCATTTCTACAGTAAGCCAGATGTTAGTGGGTGTTCACTATGCAAGTGGAAGTGATAAAAATTTAGCTGTTGGAGCGGAAACTCTGATTAAAGACCTTTCTGCTTTTATTACTGATAAGAATAACCAGAGCCAGCCGCCGCTATCGTATGCGATCAATGCCAACCAACTATCAATCACGCCATTTTCTTACCAGGGAGAGCTGGCCATTTCAGAAAAGCCGATATGGTTCTCTTCCAGTGACCCGGAATTAAATATTGAGCATCAGTATGATTATAGCCTCGTCACTTTTATGAAAAAAAATCTGCAGACAGGAGATGTTGTTAAGGATGAAAATAAATCACTGAAACTCTGGCTTGAGAATAACTGCGGGAAATTCGCCATTGATAAAAAGCCTTTTTGTCGTAATCCCGGAAAAACCAGCCTTAAGTACGCAATGGATGTTGAGGAAAAGGATTTCACTAACGGATCATGGAAGAAATACTGGCTCCTTTTAACCCAGCATGACGAGCAACAAAATAAAGAAGAGAACGTGTTCCAAATCAGTGAAAGCTTTTATGATGTCATTAGCCCCCCCTTCGCTGAAGAAAGAGCCATCGTAAAAGAGTTGGTTCTGCAAGAGAAGACGACAGAGAAACTTTCATGGGCCTACGAAGGTAAAGATAATCTCGGTTTAGTGGCATTTTACACGGAGCAGGGCCCTGTCTCTCTTGTTCGGCGCGTTGACGGTAGGACTGAGGTGCCTGTTATTCTCAGGGATGAAAAAAGAGATCTTATGCAAAAAGTCATACTGGACGTATCACGGCGGACAGCCTGCTCGGAAACCCAGATGAACAGTTCTGTCACCTGTAAGGCCTCTGATAAATATACCGAATTTAACGTCCGGTTTAACCCCGGGAAAAACCCTGGCATCCTTGACGGGAAATTCATGGGTATCCTGCCGTTGAAACTGAAATCCTCGGATGGCGAGGTGGAAGAAAATGTCTTATATAAGATTTCTCTTGATAACCAAAAAGAAACCCCTGAAGACATACCAGATTGGAACAGCGCGACTATTTATGAACAAGCCTGTCAGAAAGTGAAGTATGCCGGGAAAGCCTGGTTAAATGGCTGGTGGACACAAAATAGTCCGCCGGGCAAAGCCGGAGCATGGGACGTTTGGCGTGAGGAAGGCAGTGTTGACATGCATACTCACTGTAAATAG
- a CDS encoding DUF4312 family protein produces MKEQFTTTVKVSGKGNSKTKAFADALSQVQNTVLKSSNKVLLRIEPVEVKVLRAGVGVSKEKFLFFFLAREKRLYSVELEIVVNVAAIATDRVEFTVNN; encoded by the coding sequence ATGAAAGAGCAATTCACCACCACGGTGAAGGTCAGCGGCAAAGGCAACAGCAAAACTAAAGCTTTTGCCGATGCGCTGAGTCAGGTGCAAAACACGGTGCTGAAATCCAGCAATAAGGTTCTGCTGCGTATTGAGCCGGTTGAGGTGAAAGTGCTGCGTGCCGGGGTGGGCGTCAGTAAGGAAAAGTTTCTTTTTTTCTTCCTGGCGCGTGAAAAACGGCTGTACAGCGTTGAGCTGGAGATCGTAGTAAATGTTGCAGCGATTGCTACCGATCGGGTGGAGTTCACCGTTAATAACTAG
- the pmbA gene encoding metalloprotease PmbA, producing MKLLSQVAEQRKTLEQAVATALELAKASSDGAEVAVTKTTGISVSTRYGSVENVEFNSDGALGITVYHQNRKGSASSTDLSHDAIQRTVQAALDIARYTSADPYAGVADPDLLAFTAPDLDLFHPSEIDADRAIELAARAEQAALKSDKRITNTEGGSFNSHVGIKVFGNSHGMIQGYCSSRHSLSSCVIAEENGDMERDYAYTIGRAMEDLKSPEYVGEECARRTLSRLSPRKLSTMKAPVMFAAEVATGLFGHLVGAISGGSVYRKSTFLLDSLGQQILPEWLTIEEHPHLLKGLASTPFDSEGVRTQRRDIIQDGVLQNWLLTSYSARKLGLKSTGHAGGIHNWRIAGQGHSFDDMLKQLGTGLLVTELMGQGVSGITGDYSRGASGFWVENGVIQYPVSEITIAGNLKDMWRNMVSVGSDTETRSNIQCGSVLLPEMKIAGQ from the coding sequence ATGAAATTACTCTCCCAAGTTGCAGAACAGCGTAAAACCCTGGAACAGGCGGTAGCGACAGCACTCGAACTGGCAAAAGCCAGCAGCGACGGAGCGGAAGTCGCGGTCACTAAAACCACCGGCATCAGCGTCAGCACGCGCTACGGTAGTGTGGAAAATGTTGAATTTAACAGTGATGGCGCGCTGGGCATTACCGTTTATCATCAGAATCGTAAAGGCAGCGCGTCTTCTACTGACCTGAGCCATGATGCCATTCAGCGCACTGTGCAGGCCGCGCTGGATATTGCGCGCTACACCTCGGCGGATCCTTATGCCGGCGTGGCGGATCCTGATCTACTGGCGTTTACTGCCCCGGATCTCGACCTGTTTCATCCGAGCGAGATCGATGCCGATCGCGCTATTGAACTGGCGGCACGCGCAGAGCAGGCGGCGTTAAAATCAGATAAACGCATTACCAATACCGAAGGCGGCAGCTTTAACAGCCACGTCGGCATTAAAGTGTTTGGCAACAGCCACGGAATGATTCAGGGTTATTGCTCCAGCCGTCATTCGCTTTCCAGCTGCGTTATCGCGGAAGAGAATGGGGATATGGAGCGGGATTACGCTTACACCATTGGTCGTGCGATGGAAGACCTCAAGTCGCCGGAATATGTCGGTGAAGAGTGTGCACGCCGCACGCTATCGCGCCTGTCGCCGCGTAAACTGTCGACGATGAAAGCGCCAGTCATGTTTGCCGCTGAAGTGGCTACCGGGCTGTTTGGTCATCTGGTTGGGGCGATTAGCGGCGGCAGCGTCTACCGCAAATCAACCTTCCTGCTTGACTCGCTAGGCCAGCAGATCCTCCCCGAATGGCTGACCATTGAAGAACATCCACACCTGCTGAAAGGGCTGGCTTCAACCCCGTTCGACAGCGAGGGCGTGCGCACCCAGCGGCGCGACATCATCCAAGATGGCGTGTTGCAGAACTGGTTGCTGACCAGCTATTCGGCGCGCAAGCTGGGCTTGAAGAGCACCGGCCACGCGGGTGGAATTCATAACTGGCGCATTGCCGGGCAGGGGCACAGTTTTGATGACATGCTGAAGCAGCTGGGAACCGGGCTGCTGGTTACTGAGCTGATGGGGCAGGGCGTCAGTGGGATTACCGGCGATTATTCTCGAGGTGCATCAGGTTTTTGGGTAGAAAATGGCGTTATTCAGTATCCGGTGAGTGAAATTACCATCGCGGGCAACCTGAAAGACATGTGGCGCAATATGGTCTCGGTGGGTAGCGATACTGAGACGCGCAGCAATATTCAGTGCGGGTCGGTTCTGTTACCTGAAATGAAGATAGCCGGGCAGTAA
- a CDS encoding DUF4311 domain-containing protein, producing the protein MFLIILFKSLIIGGLVGVGVGAGAARMFHAPTTQGMGAFRTLGELNSCEGDPASHFSFGLGFFFNAWASSVAAGSFTQDVDHRIIPNWGAAALMVKNRNLAQTLHDPKKMAIACGLIGMIVVAFLNSTASAVPAALQVTAVKVLVPAANLLVNTVMPVLFWLAAIDAGKKSGFWATIFGGLAQLMMGNAVPGLVLGILIGKGVEESGWNRVTGVMMVAIILLFVLSGFFRGFDMQMLQSFQLGVPIWLDMLHNSLSGK; encoded by the coding sequence ATGTTTTTAATCATATTATTTAAGTCGTTAATTATTGGCGGTCTGGTCGGTGTGGGGGTGGGAGCCGGCGCTGCACGTATGTTCCATGCACCCACTACGCAGGGCATGGGCGCATTTCGTACCCTCGGTGAACTGAACTCCTGTGAGGGCGATCCGGCCTCTCACTTCTCCTTCGGTCTGGGGTTTTTCTTTAATGCCTGGGCCTCTTCCGTTGCAGCAGGCTCTTTCACCCAGGATGTTGACCATCGCATCATCCCCAACTGGGGGGCGGCTGCGCTAATGGTGAAAAACCGTAACCTGGCGCAAACCCTGCATGATCCGAAGAAAATGGCGATAGCCTGCGGCCTCATCGGCATGATTGTGGTGGCGTTTCTTAATTCCACTGCATCTGCCGTGCCTGCTGCTTTGCAGGTGACCGCCGTAAAGGTGCTGGTTCCGGCGGCTAATCTGCTGGTGAATACCGTGATGCCGGTGCTGTTCTGGCTGGCGGCAATCGACGCCGGTAAAAAGTCGGGTTTCTGGGCCACCATTTTTGGCGGATTAGCGCAGCTGATGATGGGTAACGCCGTGCCGGGGCTGGTGCTGGGCATCCTGATCGGTAAAGGGGTGGAGGAGAGCGGCTGGAATCGCGTCACCGGGGTGATGATGGTAGCCATTATCCTGCTGTTTGTGCTGAGCGGTTTCTTCCGTGGTTTCGATATGCAGATGCTGCAATCCTTCCAGCTCGGCGTGCCCATATGGCTGGATATGCTCCACAACTCCCTGAGCGGTAAGTAA
- a CDS encoding glycine dehydrogenase: protein MSKGTVPVSAVAECGGDIQRLAARVMKQIAGLFAARNIQPNPVQQQMLASHVRAMALRSLTGEALPEIAADLFEDISPQSTALAQQVVDLFGNLPVEESWLLSVHFEVAKENQN from the coding sequence GTGAGTAAAGGAACGGTGCCGGTGAGTGCAGTGGCAGAATGTGGTGGCGATATTCAGCGATTGGCTGCACGGGTGATGAAGCAAATTGCCGGCCTGTTTGCGGCCAGAAATATTCAACCCAATCCGGTACAGCAACAGATGTTGGCGTCCCACGTACGGGCGATGGCGTTGCGCTCACTAACCGGTGAAGCGCTGCCTGAAATAGCAGCCGACCTGTTTGAAGATATTTCGCCGCAGTCGACGGCGCTGGCGCAGCAGGTGGTCGATCTGTTTGGCAATCTGCCTGTTGAAGAGTCATGGCTGCTATCGGTGCATTTTGAAGTTGCCAAAGAAAACCAAAATTAA
- a CDS encoding DUF4310 family protein — MDKSKSGFWYADWSFPIFVGLLSAGVFAGTHMYYVYGLGAFNEVAFVSMLRSGMETGVYGAVAAFGASFLFARIIEGSLVGILDIGGAIQTGIGLGVPALLLGAGIIYPVANFAAALVTGLALGLAVGYLIILARKFTINNSDSTYGADVMMGAGNAAGRFLGPLIILSAMSASIPIGLGSLFGSLLFYLWNKPITGGAILGAMLLGAIFPVAL; from the coding sequence ATGGATAAGTCAAAAAGCGGTTTCTGGTATGCGGACTGGTCATTTCCAATCTTTGTCGGCCTGCTTTCCGCCGGGGTGTTTGCCGGCACGCATATGTATTACGTCTATGGACTGGGGGCATTTAACGAGGTGGCTTTCGTCTCAATGCTGCGTTCCGGCATGGAAACCGGCGTCTACGGCGCGGTAGCGGCCTTCGGTGCCAGTTTTCTGTTTGCGCGCATCATAGAAGGTTCTCTGGTCGGCATTCTCGATATTGGTGGTGCCATCCAGACTGGTATCGGCTTGGGCGTACCGGCGCTGCTGCTGGGGGCAGGGATTATCTACCCGGTGGCGAACTTTGCCGCTGCGCTGGTTACCGGCCTGGCGCTCGGCTTGGCGGTGGGCTACCTGATCATTCTGGCGCGCAAATTCACCATCAATAACAGCGACTCCACCTACGGAGCTGACGTAATGATGGGGGCAGGCAATGCAGCAGGTCGTTTCCTCGGTCCACTGATCATTTTGTCTGCCATGAGTGCATCAATTCCCATTGGCCTCGGTTCCCTGTTCGGCTCGCTGCTGTTCTATCTGTGGAATAAACCGATTACTGGTGGGGCCATTCTCGGTGCAATGCTGCTGGGCGCTATCTTCCCGGTCGCACTTTAA
- the yjgA gene encoding ribosome biogenesis factor YjgA, whose amino-acid sequence MTKQPDEWLDEVPDNQEEDEEEIIWVSKSEIKRDAEELKRLGAELIELGKNSLDKIPLDEELRNAIELAQKIKKEARRRQLQLIGKLLRSREEEPIRTALDKLKNRHNQQVALFHKLEMMRDRLVEQGDDAVAEVLALYPDADRQQLRAMIRNAQKEKAGNKPPKAYRQIFQYLRELAEA is encoded by the coding sequence ATGACCAAGCAGCCTGATGAGTGGCTCGATGAAGTACCCGATAACCAAGAAGAAGATGAAGAAGAGATTATCTGGGTCAGTAAAAGTGAAATAAAACGTGACGCCGAAGAGTTAAAACGCCTTGGGGCTGAACTGATCGAGCTGGGAAAAAACTCCCTCGACAAAATCCCGCTGGATGAAGAACTGCGCAACGCCATTGAGCTGGCGCAGAAGATTAAGAAAGAGGCGCGTCGCCGCCAGCTACAGCTGATCGGTAAGTTGTTGCGCTCGCGCGAAGAGGAACCGATCCGCACCGCGCTGGATAAGCTAAAAAACCGTCACAACCAGCAGGTCGCCCTGTTCCATAAGCTGGAGATGATGCGCGACCGTCTGGTAGAACAGGGGGATGATGCTGTCGCTGAAGTGCTTGCTCTCTATCCGGATGCCGATCGCCAGCAGCTGCGTGCGATGATCCGTAACGCGCAAAAAGAGAAAGCGGGCAACAAGCCGCCTAAAGCCTATCGTCAGATATTCCAATATCTGCGCGAGCTGGCCGAAGCCTGA
- a CDS encoding amidohydrolase/deacetylase family metallohydrolase has protein sequence MFDLIIRQARLSNGSLSDIAIKEGKIAAVGTLSGSARREWHLAGRYWLSAGWIDSHVHCYPKSPIYHDEADRIGVETGVTTVVDAGSTGADDIDDFFQLTCCANTRVYALLNIARSGILTQNELADMASLDGKAVEAALQRHPGFICGLKARISSSVVEKNGIKPLEHAKAIQQENGPLPLMVHIGNDPPDLDEIADLLTAGDIITHCYNGKPNRILTPSGILRASITRALQRGVRLDVGHGSASFSFAVARAAIAQGILPHTISSDIYCRNRVNGPVHSLAHVMSKFLHIGMTLPQVIDCVTAHAADGLRLAGIGRLEPGYVADLTIFDLQQAVCLFSDADGQTLPGEMQLVPLAAVVGGQEFVTDEGKKRNDLSL, from the coding sequence ATGTTTGATTTGATTATTCGCCAGGCCCGTCTGAGTAACGGTTCACTGAGCGATATTGCGATAAAGGAGGGTAAAATTGCCGCCGTTGGCACGCTGTCTGGTTCGGCACGGCGTGAGTGGCATCTGGCCGGGCGTTACTGGCTAAGCGCGGGGTGGATTGATTCACACGTCCACTGTTACCCGAAATCACCGATTTACCATGATGAAGCCGATCGCATCGGTGTGGAAACTGGCGTGACGACAGTAGTTGATGCGGGCAGTACCGGAGCCGACGATATTGATGACTTTTTTCAACTGACTTGCTGTGCCAACACCAGGGTATATGCACTGTTGAATATTGCCCGCAGCGGCATCCTCACCCAGAACGAGCTGGCCGATATGGCCAGCCTGGACGGGAAGGCGGTGGAAGCCGCGCTGCAGCGACATCCGGGTTTTATTTGTGGCCTCAAGGCGCGTATCAGCAGTAGCGTGGTAGAAAAAAACGGTATTAAACCGTTAGAGCACGCCAAAGCGATACAGCAGGAGAACGGGCCGCTGCCACTGATGGTTCATATCGGTAACGATCCGCCGGATCTTGATGAGATCGCCGATCTACTGACTGCTGGCGACATTATCACCCACTGTTATAACGGCAAGCCGAACCGCATCCTCACCCCCTCGGGTATTTTGCGTGCCTCCATCACACGCGCATTGCAGCGCGGGGTGCGGCTTGACGTCGGGCACGGTAGCGCCAGCTTCAGCTTTGCGGTGGCGCGGGCGGCGATTGCGCAGGGGATTTTGCCGCACACCATCAGTTCGGATATTTATTGCCGCAACCGTGTTAACGGCCCGGTGCATAGCCTGGCGCACGTTATGTCGAAGTTTTTGCATATCGGCATGACGCTGCCACAGGTGATCGACTGCGTGACCGCGCATGCTGCTGACGGACTGCGGCTGGCAGGGATTGGGCGGCTCGAACCGGGTTATGTCGCTGACTTGACGATTTTTGACCTGCAGCAGGCAGTTTGCCTGTTCAGTGATGCTGACGGGCAGACGTTGCCCGGTGAAATGCAACTGGTGCCGCTGGCCGCCGTGGTCGGCGGACAGGAGTTCGTGACCGACGAAGGGAAAAAACGTAATGACCTCAGTTTATGA
- the mpl gene encoding UDP-N-acetylmuramate:L-alanyl-gamma-D-glutamyl-meso-diaminopimelate ligase has product MRIHILGICGTFMGGLAMLARALGHEVTGSDANVYPPMSTLLEKQGIDLIQGYDASQLEPVPDLVIIGNAMTRGNPCVEAVLERNIPYLSGPQWLHDFVLRDRWVIAVAGTHGKTTTAGMTAWILQACGYEPGFVIGGVPGNFEVSANLGKSPFFVIEADEYDCAFFDKRAKFVHYCPRTLILNNLEFDHADIYDDLRAIQKQFHHLVRIVPGQGKIILPEHDANLKQMMSMGCWSEHEAVGENGCWQVKKLSPDASCWEVMLDGERVAEVNWSLVGEHNMRNGMMAIAAARHVGVKPEDAGRALNDFINARRRLELRGESNGIKVYDDFAHHPTAIHATLAALRGKVGGTARILAVLEPRSNTMKMGISKDDLAPALGRADEVFLYQPHHIPWQVSEVADACIQPAHWSADIDTLVEAIAKVAHPGDTILVMSNGGFGGIHQKLLDRLA; this is encoded by the coding sequence ATGCGTATTCATATCCTTGGTATCTGTGGCACCTTCATGGGCGGTCTGGCGATGCTGGCACGCGCGCTTGGCCATGAAGTTACCGGCTCTGATGCTAACGTCTATCCGCCAATGAGCACGCTGCTGGAAAAGCAGGGTATTGATTTGATTCAGGGTTATGATGCTTCACAGCTCGAACCTGTACCTGATTTGGTCATTATTGGTAACGCCATGACGCGTGGCAATCCCTGTGTGGAAGCGGTACTGGAACGCAATATTCCTTACCTTTCTGGCCCACAGTGGCTGCATGATTTCGTGCTACGTGACCGCTGGGTGATTGCGGTAGCCGGAACCCACGGTAAAACCACCACGGCGGGCATGACAGCATGGATTTTACAGGCCTGCGGCTATGAGCCGGGCTTTGTTATCGGCGGCGTACCGGGAAATTTCGAGGTCTCGGCAAATTTAGGGAAAAGCCCATTCTTCGTGATAGAAGCCGACGAGTATGACTGTGCGTTTTTCGACAAGCGCGCCAAATTTGTGCATTACTGCCCGCGCACCCTGATCCTGAATAACCTTGAGTTCGATCATGCGGATATCTATGACGATTTGCGCGCCATTCAGAAACAGTTTCATCACCTGGTGCGTATCGTGCCGGGGCAGGGGAAAATTATCCTGCCGGAGCATGATGCAAACCTGAAGCAGATGATGTCAATGGGGTGCTGGAGCGAGCATGAAGCTGTAGGTGAAAACGGTTGCTGGCAGGTGAAGAAACTGTCGCCGGATGCTTCATGCTGGGAAGTGATGCTTGATGGCGAACGGGTGGCGGAGGTCAACTGGTCACTGGTTGGCGAGCACAATATGCGTAACGGAATGATGGCGATTGCCGCTGCGCGGCATGTGGGGGTGAAGCCGGAGGATGCCGGACGTGCGCTAAATGATTTTATCAACGCCCGTCGTCGTCTGGAGTTACGTGGTGAAAGCAACGGCATCAAGGTTTACGACGACTTTGCCCATCACCCTACGGCCATTCACGCCACGCTGGCAGCCCTGCGCGGTAAAGTGGGCGGCACGGCACGTATTCTGGCGGTGCTGGAACCACGCTCAAATACCATGAAGATGGGAATCAGTAAGGACGACCTCGCTCCGGCGTTAGGACGAGCCGATGAAGTGTTCCTCTATCAGCCACATCACATTCCGTGGCAGGTATCAGAAGTGGCAGATGCCTGCATCCAGCCAGCACACTGGAGTGCGGATATTGATACGTTGGTAGAGGCGATCGCCAAAGTAGCCCATCCGGGAGATACTATTCTGGTGATGAGTAACGGGGGTTTTGGCGGTATCCATCAGAAGCTGCTGGATCGGCTGGCATAG
- a CDS encoding SFCGS family glycine-rich protein: MPQITVVIGDRLGKGQKVAAGIEKAGGKAIVVPGVAADMKLGDVMNAESADFGISFCGSGGAGAITAQNKYGFKAKHGMRSIEEGVTAINEGATVLGFGFMDKEELGERLVQAWHKKQG, from the coding sequence ATGCCTCAAATCACCGTTGTTATCGGCGACCGTCTCGGTAAGGGTCAGAAAGTCGCCGCAGGTATTGAGAAAGCGGGCGGCAAAGCTATCGTAGTACCGGGCGTGGCGGCAGATATGAAGCTGGGAGATGTGATGAACGCAGAAAGCGCCGATTTCGGCATCTCCTTCTGCGGCAGCGGCGGTGCTGGTGCTATTACGGCTCAGAACAAATATGGCTTTAAGGCGAAACATGGAATGCGTTCCATAGAGGAAGGCGTTACCGCCATCAATGAAGGTGCAACCGTGCTCGGCTTTGGCTTTATGGACAAAGAAGAGCTGGGTGAGCGCCTGGTGCAGGCGTGGCACAAGAAGCAAGGCTGA
- the fbp gene encoding class 1 fructose-bisphosphatase: MKTLGEFIVEKQHDFPHATGELTALISAIKLGAKIIHRDINKAGLVDILGASGAENIQGEQQMKLDLYANEKLKAALKARGFVAGIASEEEDEIVIFEGVENGKYVVLMDPLDGSSNIDVNVSVGTIFSIYRRITPAGTPVTEEDFLQPGSQQVAAGYVVYGSSTMLVYTTGCGVHAFTYDPSLGVFCLSAERMTFPEAGYTYSINEGNYIRFPQGVKKYLKFCQEEDKASSRPYTSRYIGSLVADFHRNLLKGGIYLYPSTASHPKGKLRLLYECNPMAFLAEQAGGKASDGKNRILDLVPETLHQRSPFFVGNDHMVNDTERFLREYPDK, encoded by the coding sequence ATGAAAACGTTAGGCGAATTTATCGTCGAAAAGCAACACGACTTTCCGCACGCCACCGGTGAGCTGACCGCGTTGATCTCCGCAATCAAACTTGGCGCAAAAATTATTCACCGGGATATTAACAAGGCTGGTCTGGTCGATATTCTCGGCGCCAGCGGCGCCGAGAATATTCAGGGCGAGCAGCAGATGAAACTCGATCTCTATGCCAATGAAAAACTGAAGGCTGCCCTTAAGGCTCGCGGCTTCGTGGCCGGTATCGCGTCTGAAGAAGAAGATGAAATCGTTATTTTCGAAGGTGTGGAAAACGGCAAGTACGTGGTGCTGATGGACCCCCTCGACGGCTCTTCTAATATCGACGTTAACGTATCTGTTGGCACCATTTTCTCGATTTACCGCCGTATCACCCCGGCGGGTACGCCAGTCACTGAAGAGGACTTCCTGCAGCCCGGTAGTCAGCAGGTTGCTGCAGGCTACGTGGTTTATGGTTCGTCCACCATGCTGGTATATACCACAGGCTGCGGCGTACATGCCTTTACCTATGACCCGTCGCTGGGGGTGTTCTGCCTGAGCGCGGAACGTATGACCTTCCCGGAAGCCGGTTATACCTATTCCATTAACGAAGGTAACTACATCCGCTTCCCACAGGGGGTGAAAAAATACCTTAAATTCTGCCAGGAAGAAGATAAAGCGTCGAGCCGTCCCTATACCTCGCGCTATATTGGCTCGCTGGTGGCGGACTTCCACCGTAATTTGCTGAAGGGCGGCATCTATCTCTATCCAAGTACCGCCAGCCACCCGAAAGGCAAGCTGCGCCTGCTGTATGAGTGCAATCCGATGGCTTTCCTCGCTGAACAGGCCGGTGGTAAAGCCTCAGACGGTAAAAACCGCATTCTCGACCTGGTGCCGGAAACGCTGCACCAGCGTTCACCGTTCTTCGTCGGCAACGACCATATGGTGAATGATACCGAACGTTTCCTGCGTGAGTACCCGGATAAATAA